The Mercurialis annua linkage group LG2, ddMerAnnu1.2, whole genome shotgun sequence genome contains a region encoding:
- the LOC126669257 gene encoding vacuole membrane protein KMS1: MGSGKGAISSSSSEIMDISGVQERHQLELENLTLTTQPFKTMKFFIFAMALYFKRSVSYLLAKGGWLMLLSIIVAAIGILLVTIDGPHEKHMEELSHYWRFGLWWVALGVASSIGLGSGLHTFVLYLGPHIALFTLKAMQCGRVDLKSAVYDTIQLKRGPSWLDKDCHEFGDPVFPSANGLRIPLSSILPQVQIEAILWGVGTALGELPPYFISRAASLSGSKVDAMEELNTSSSEDSGFIASHLNAIKRWLLSHSQHLNFITILVLASVPNPLFDLAGIMCGQFGISFWKFFLATLIGKAIIKTHIQTVFIISVCNNQLLDWIENECIWVLSFVPGLASVLPNVTAKLRTIKEKYMAPALPLPSNNKVKKWDLSFAAMWNTIVWLMLLNFFFKIVNATAQRYLKKQQEKQIAELTNNVSSSTHSD, from the exons ATGGGGTCAGGCAAAGGAGCaatttcttcttcctcttctgaAATTATGGATATTTCAG GTGTTCAAGAGAGGCATCAATTAGAGCTAGAAAACTTGACACTGACAACGCAACCTTTTAAAACAATGAAGTTCTTTATTTTTGCTATGGCTCTGTATTTTAAGCGATCAGTATCGTATCTTTTGGCAAAAGGTGGTTGGCTAATGCTCTTAAGCATCATTGTGGCAGCGATTGGGATTCTTCTTGTGACCATTGACGGGCCTCATGAGAAG CATATGGAAGAACTTTCTCATTACTGGCGGTTTGGATTGTGGTGGGTTGCCCTTGGTGTTGCATCTTCCATTGGTCTTG GGTCTGGTTTGCACACTTTTGTTCTTTATCTTGGTCCGCACATCGCATTGTTCACATTAAAAGCAATGCAATGCGGCCGAGTTGACTTAAAAAGCGCTGTATATGATACCATACAGCTTAAAAGAGGGCCCTCATGGCTCGACAAAGATTGCCATGAATTTGGAGACCCAGTGTTCCCATCAGCTAATGGGTTGCGGATTCCACTTAGCAGCATTTTGCCACAGGTCCAGATAGAAGCTATTCTATGGGGAGTTGGGACTGCTCTTGGAGAGCTTCCTCCTTATTTCATCTCAAGGGCAG CAAGCTTATCGGGAAGCAAAGTGGATGCAATGGAAGAATTAAATACTTCCTCATCTGAAGACAGTGGATTCATAGCTTCACACCTTAATGCAATCAAACGCTGGCTTCTGTCACATTCTCAACATTTAAACTTCATCACAATACTAGTACTTGCTTCG GTGCCAAATCCCCTGTTTGACCTTGCTGGCATTATGTGTGGACAATTCGGGATTTCATTTTGGAAGTTTTTCCTTGCAACTTTGATAGGAAAGGCGATTATCAAAACTCATATACAG ACGGTTTTCATCATCTCTGTTTGCAATAATCAACTCCTCGACTGGATAGAGAATGAGTGCATTTGGGTACTTAGCTTTGTCCCTGGTCTCGCTTCTGTGCTACCCAACGTCACAGCAAAGTTGCGtacaattaaagaaaaatacatGGCCCCTGCACTACCTCTGCCATCAAATAACAAG GTGAAAAAATGGGATTTGTCGTTCGCTGCAATGTGGAACACGATCGTGTGGCTTATGCTGTTGAACTTCTTTTTCAAAATTGTGAACGCCACTGCTCAGAGATATCTCAAGAAACAGCAGGAGAAGCAAATCGCCGAGTTGACAAATAATGTGTCATCTTCCACacattctgattaa